A portion of the Acidobacteriaceae bacterium genome contains these proteins:
- a CDS encoding GDSL-type esterase/lipase family protein — protein MRLATLLLIASTLSATAQTKAPEVHESQYVKMREAQKADPSLRLSDYAGLGFYADANAALAAPKPGAPPRVLFFGDSITHNWGNKNYSDLFQRKSNYINRGIGGQTTGQMLLRYRDDVLALQPKVVVLLGGTNDLASYKLPDVAAFIEGNIQSLVELMQLHGERVILCSLTPVSDAIKPQTDRRDPAKILALNAWLKQYAAAKHIPFVDYYDAVTDGHDRIQTALTIDGLHPNHDGVAKMEPLVEAAIAAELKK, from the coding sequence ATGCGTCTTGCCACTCTTCTTCTCATCGCCTCGACCCTGTCGGCAACAGCCCAGACCAAAGCCCCGGAAGTTCACGAGTCGCAGTACGTCAAGATGCGCGAAGCGCAAAAGGCCGATCCTTCACTGCGCCTGAGCGACTACGCAGGCCTCGGCTTTTACGCCGACGCCAACGCCGCCCTCGCGGCCCCCAAACCCGGTGCTCCGCCACGCGTACTCTTCTTCGGCGACTCCATCACCCATAACTGGGGCAATAAAAACTACTCCGACCTCTTCCAGCGAAAGTCGAATTACATCAACCGCGGCATCGGCGGCCAAACCACCGGCCAAATGCTTCTCCGCTACCGCGACGACGTCCTAGCGCTGCAGCCCAAAGTCGTCGTCCTTCTCGGTGGCACCAACGACCTCGCCAGCTACAAACTCCCGGACGTCGCCGCCTTCATCGAAGGCAACATCCAGTCCCTCGTCGAGCTCATGCAGCTCCACGGCGAACGCGTCATCCTTTGCTCGCTCACTCCGGTCTCCGACGCCATCAAGCCCCAGACCGACCGCCGCGACCCCGCAAAGATCCTCGCACTCAACGCCTGGCTCAAGCAGTACGCCGCAGCAAAGCACATTCCCTTCGTCGACTACTACGATGCCGTTACTGACGGCCACGACCGCATCCAAACCGCGCTCACCATCGATGGACTCCACCCCAACCACGACGGCGTCGCCAAAATGGAACCGCTCGTCGAGGCCGCCATCGCCGCAGAGCTCAAGAAATAA
- a CDS encoding SDR family NAD(P)-dependent oxidoreductase, whose amino-acid sequence MSGFLKTVTLGFSVAAGCTAGATLATIGAACFAVNKLRAQPIADNAVVVITGGSRGLGLALASRFARRPVRLVLASRKREELEQAQATLLAQHPHLQPESFYLVDVDLSEQEGCQRLIDETIARFGRIDVLVNNAGIIEVGPVESMTLEAFESAMRINFFAALYTTWYALPYMRRQQPLQGKRRAAVVNIASIGGKFSVPHMLPYSAAKFALVGFSTGLHAELRAKGIRVTTICPGLMRTGGEAHAKFVGDIAAEQKWFNLAAKTPGIATTTRHAANKIYSAVVHGRAEVTVTPQAWLGARFAGVFPETLQWMNALTNQHILPPAPE is encoded by the coding sequence ATGAGCGGATTCCTCAAAACCGTCACCCTCGGCTTTTCCGTCGCAGCCGGATGCACAGCCGGAGCCACACTCGCGACCATCGGCGCAGCCTGCTTCGCCGTCAACAAGCTGCGTGCGCAGCCCATTGCGGACAACGCTGTCGTCGTCATCACTGGGGGCTCCCGCGGCCTTGGACTCGCCCTAGCCTCCCGCTTTGCCCGTCGCCCTGTCCGCCTTGTGCTGGCCTCGCGCAAACGCGAAGAGCTCGAACAGGCGCAAGCAACACTGCTTGCCCAGCACCCGCATCTCCAGCCCGAAAGCTTCTATCTCGTCGACGTCGACCTCTCCGAGCAGGAAGGCTGTCAACGCCTCATCGACGAAACCATCGCCCGCTTCGGCCGTATCGACGTTCTCGTGAACAACGCTGGCATCATCGAAGTCGGCCCTGTCGAGTCCATGACGCTCGAAGCCTTTGAAAGCGCCATGCGCATCAACTTCTTCGCCGCGCTGTATACGACCTGGTACGCCCTTCCGTACATGCGCCGCCAGCAGCCCCTGCAAGGCAAACGTCGTGCCGCCGTCGTCAACATCGCCTCCATCGGCGGCAAGTTCTCTGTGCCACACATGCTGCCTTACTCTGCCGCAAAGTTCGCGCTCGTCGGCTTCTCCACCGGCCTCCATGCAGAGCTTCGCGCCAAAGGCATCCGCGTCACCACCATCTGCCCTGGCCTTATGCGTACCGGCGGTGAAGCCCATGCCAAATTTGTCGGTGACATTGCCGCCGAGCAAAAGTGGTTCAACCTCGCCGCAAAAACTCCGGGCATCGCCACCACCACCAGGCACGCAGCCAACAAGATCTACTCTGCCGTCGTCCACGGCCGTGCCGAAGTCACCGTCACACCACAGGCATGGCTCGGCGCACGCTTCGCCGGAGTTTTCCCAGAAACTTTGCAGTGGATGAACGCACTCACCAACCAGCACATCCTCCCGCCTGCCCCTGAATAG